Proteins encoded together in one Astatotilapia calliptera chromosome 7, fAstCal1.2, whole genome shotgun sequence window:
- the slc27a4 gene encoding long-chain fatty acid transport protein 4 isoform X1, with product MTEQKEKMKIKWMMRLACCTVLLFVLRLLVGLPWYQVLPAILIFYLGSGGWNFLDIFAKTVGRDLHAASVLLRVKLNVRRHLREKNTIPKIFAETVHRHGDKTALIFEGTGERWTFRQLDEYSNRVANLLLERGFKEGDVVALFMENRSQYVGIWLGMAKIGVEAALINFNLRLDALVHCVTISNAKAVIFGSELTDAVSEVHSSMGKAVQMFCSGDWDPKRVPQGTECLEPLVAGAPSHLPPRPDRSFVDRLFYIYTSGTTGMPKAAIVVHSRYYRMAALVYYGFRMTSDDVLYDCLPLYHSAGNIVGVGQCLIHGMTVVIRKKFSASRFWDDCVKYNCTIVQYIGEICRYLLNQPVRDTERQHRVRMALGNGLRQSIWEEFMNRFNISQIAEFYGATECNCSLGNFDNKMGACGFNSQILPFIYPIRLVRVDEETMELIRGPDGVCIPCKPGEPGQLVGRIIQNDPLRRFDGYVSQTATDKKIAHSVFKKGDSAYLSGDVLIMDKYGHMYFKDRTGDTFRWKGENVSTTEVEGTLSRLLDMKDVVVYGVEVPGAEGKAGMAAIADPSHSTNLEKFVKDMEKALPPYARPVFLRFLPEVNKTGTFKFQKTELRRDSFDPSAVSGRLYFLDSSKGRYVQLDEELYRSILSGKCKL from the exons ATGActgaacaaaaagagaaaatgaaaataaaatg GATGATGCGTCTAGCATGCTGCACTGTCCTGCTTTTTGTGTTGAGGCTGCTGGTGGGCTTGCCCTGGTACCAGGTTCTTCCAGCCATCCTGATCTTCTATCTGGGAAGTGGAGGATGGAACTTCCTGGATATCTTTGCCAAAACAGTTGGCAGAGACTTACA TGCAGCCAGTGTTTTACTGCGGGTGAAACTGAACGTCAGGCGCCACCTCAGAGAGAAGAACACTATTCCCAAGATCTTTGCTGAAACGGTGCACCGTCATGGGGACAAAACAGCGCTCATCTTCGAGGGCACTGGGGAGAGATGGACTTTCCGACAGTTGGATGAATACTCCAACAGAGTGGCTAACCTGCTATTGGAAAGAGGCTTTAAG GAAGGTGATGTGGTGGCCCTTTTCATGGAGAACAGATCGCAGTACGTGGGCATATGGTTGGGCATGGCTAAAATTGGAGTAGAAGCGGCTCTCATCAACTTCAATTTAAGACTAGATGCTTTGGTCCACTGTGTCACCATCTCCAATGCCAAGGCTGTGATCTTTGGTTCAGAGCTAACTGATG CTGTGTCTGAAGTCCATAGTTCAATGGGGAAGGCAGTGCAGATGTTTTGCTCTGGAGACTGGGATCCCAAACGAGTCCCACAGGGAACAGAGTGCCTCGAGCCCCTGGTGGCTGGTGCCCCTTCTCATCTACCCCCTCGGCCAGATCGCAGCTTCGTAG ATCGCCTGTTCTACATCTACACATCAGGAACCACTGGGATGCCTAAAGCAGCTATTGTTGTGCACAGCAG GTACTATCGCATGGCAGCTTTGGTGTATTATGGCTTTAGGATGACATCAGACGATGTATTGTATGATTGCCTTCCACTTTACCACTCTGCAG GAAACATTGTGGGAGTTGGCCAGTGCCTAATACACGGCATGACTGTAGTCATCAGAAAGAAGTTCTCTGCCTCACGGTTCTGGGATGACTGTGTCAAATATAACTGCACG ATTGTGCAGTACATTGGAGAAATCTGCCGGTATCTATTGAACCAGCCAGTTCGTGACACAGAGCGACAGCACCGTGTGCGCATGGCACTGGGCAACGGCCTGCGTCAGTCCATATGGGAGGAATTCATGAACCGCTTCAACATTTCACAGATTGCAGAGTTTTATGGAGCCACAGAGTGCAATTGCAGTCTGGGCAACTTTGATAACAAG ATGGGAGCGTGCGGCTTCAACAGTCAGATTCTACCCTTCATCTACCCCATCAGACTGGTGAGGGTTGATGAAGAGACCATGGAGCTAATTAGGGGACCTGATGGTGTCTGTATTCCTTGTAAACCTG GTGAGCCTGGACAGCTTGTTGGCAGAATCATTCAGAATGACCCTCTACGTAGGTTTGACGGCTACGTCAGCCAAACAGCAACTGACAAGAAGATTGCTCATAGTGTGTTTAAGAAGGGAGATAGTGCCTATCTGTCAG GTGATGTGCTGATCATGGATAAGTATGGCCACATGTACTTCAAAGACCGAACAGGAGACACTTTCCGCTGGAAAGGAGAGAATGTCTCAACAACCGAGGTGGAAGGAACTCTAAGCAGACTCCTAGATATGAAGGATGTCGTTGTGTATGGAGTGGAAGTACCAG GAGCAGAGGGAAAGGCTGGAATGGCAGCCATTGCCGATCCATCTCACTCCACTAACCTGGAGAAGTTTGTGAAAGACATGGAGAAGGCTCTCCCTCCATATGCCAGACCTGTCTTCCTCCGCTTCCTCCCAGAGGTCAACAAGACAG GTACTTTTAAGTTTCAGAAGACAGAGTTGCGTCGGGACAGCTTTGATCCCAGCGCAGTGTCAGGCAGACTGTACTTCCTGGATTCCAGCAAAGGGCGCTACGTGCAGCTGGACGAGGAGCTGTACCGCTCCATTCTGTCAGGGAAATGCAAATTGTGA
- the slc27a4 gene encoding long-chain fatty acid transport protein 4 isoform X2, whose amino-acid sequence MMRLACCTVLLFVLRLLVGLPWYQVLPAILIFYLGSGGWNFLDIFAKTVGRDLHAASVLLRVKLNVRRHLREKNTIPKIFAETVHRHGDKTALIFEGTGERWTFRQLDEYSNRVANLLLERGFKEGDVVALFMENRSQYVGIWLGMAKIGVEAALINFNLRLDALVHCVTISNAKAVIFGSELTDAVSEVHSSMGKAVQMFCSGDWDPKRVPQGTECLEPLVAGAPSHLPPRPDRSFVDRLFYIYTSGTTGMPKAAIVVHSRYYRMAALVYYGFRMTSDDVLYDCLPLYHSAGNIVGVGQCLIHGMTVVIRKKFSASRFWDDCVKYNCTIVQYIGEICRYLLNQPVRDTERQHRVRMALGNGLRQSIWEEFMNRFNISQIAEFYGATECNCSLGNFDNKMGACGFNSQILPFIYPIRLVRVDEETMELIRGPDGVCIPCKPGEPGQLVGRIIQNDPLRRFDGYVSQTATDKKIAHSVFKKGDSAYLSGDVLIMDKYGHMYFKDRTGDTFRWKGENVSTTEVEGTLSRLLDMKDVVVYGVEVPGAEGKAGMAAIADPSHSTNLEKFVKDMEKALPPYARPVFLRFLPEVNKTGTFKFQKTELRRDSFDPSAVSGRLYFLDSSKGRYVQLDEELYRSILSGKCKL is encoded by the exons ATGATGCGTCTAGCATGCTGCACTGTCCTGCTTTTTGTGTTGAGGCTGCTGGTGGGCTTGCCCTGGTACCAGGTTCTTCCAGCCATCCTGATCTTCTATCTGGGAAGTGGAGGATGGAACTTCCTGGATATCTTTGCCAAAACAGTTGGCAGAGACTTACA TGCAGCCAGTGTTTTACTGCGGGTGAAACTGAACGTCAGGCGCCACCTCAGAGAGAAGAACACTATTCCCAAGATCTTTGCTGAAACGGTGCACCGTCATGGGGACAAAACAGCGCTCATCTTCGAGGGCACTGGGGAGAGATGGACTTTCCGACAGTTGGATGAATACTCCAACAGAGTGGCTAACCTGCTATTGGAAAGAGGCTTTAAG GAAGGTGATGTGGTGGCCCTTTTCATGGAGAACAGATCGCAGTACGTGGGCATATGGTTGGGCATGGCTAAAATTGGAGTAGAAGCGGCTCTCATCAACTTCAATTTAAGACTAGATGCTTTGGTCCACTGTGTCACCATCTCCAATGCCAAGGCTGTGATCTTTGGTTCAGAGCTAACTGATG CTGTGTCTGAAGTCCATAGTTCAATGGGGAAGGCAGTGCAGATGTTTTGCTCTGGAGACTGGGATCCCAAACGAGTCCCACAGGGAACAGAGTGCCTCGAGCCCCTGGTGGCTGGTGCCCCTTCTCATCTACCCCCTCGGCCAGATCGCAGCTTCGTAG ATCGCCTGTTCTACATCTACACATCAGGAACCACTGGGATGCCTAAAGCAGCTATTGTTGTGCACAGCAG GTACTATCGCATGGCAGCTTTGGTGTATTATGGCTTTAGGATGACATCAGACGATGTATTGTATGATTGCCTTCCACTTTACCACTCTGCAG GAAACATTGTGGGAGTTGGCCAGTGCCTAATACACGGCATGACTGTAGTCATCAGAAAGAAGTTCTCTGCCTCACGGTTCTGGGATGACTGTGTCAAATATAACTGCACG ATTGTGCAGTACATTGGAGAAATCTGCCGGTATCTATTGAACCAGCCAGTTCGTGACACAGAGCGACAGCACCGTGTGCGCATGGCACTGGGCAACGGCCTGCGTCAGTCCATATGGGAGGAATTCATGAACCGCTTCAACATTTCACAGATTGCAGAGTTTTATGGAGCCACAGAGTGCAATTGCAGTCTGGGCAACTTTGATAACAAG ATGGGAGCGTGCGGCTTCAACAGTCAGATTCTACCCTTCATCTACCCCATCAGACTGGTGAGGGTTGATGAAGAGACCATGGAGCTAATTAGGGGACCTGATGGTGTCTGTATTCCTTGTAAACCTG GTGAGCCTGGACAGCTTGTTGGCAGAATCATTCAGAATGACCCTCTACGTAGGTTTGACGGCTACGTCAGCCAAACAGCAACTGACAAGAAGATTGCTCATAGTGTGTTTAAGAAGGGAGATAGTGCCTATCTGTCAG GTGATGTGCTGATCATGGATAAGTATGGCCACATGTACTTCAAAGACCGAACAGGAGACACTTTCCGCTGGAAAGGAGAGAATGTCTCAACAACCGAGGTGGAAGGAACTCTAAGCAGACTCCTAGATATGAAGGATGTCGTTGTGTATGGAGTGGAAGTACCAG GAGCAGAGGGAAAGGCTGGAATGGCAGCCATTGCCGATCCATCTCACTCCACTAACCTGGAGAAGTTTGTGAAAGACATGGAGAAGGCTCTCCCTCCATATGCCAGACCTGTCTTCCTCCGCTTCCTCCCAGAGGTCAACAAGACAG GTACTTTTAAGTTTCAGAAGACAGAGTTGCGTCGGGACAGCTTTGATCCCAGCGCAGTGTCAGGCAGACTGTACTTCCTGGATTCCAGCAAAGGGCGCTACGTGCAGCTGGACGAGGAGCTGTACCGCTCCATTCTGTCAGGGAAATGCAAATTGTGA